A single genomic interval of Physeter macrocephalus isolate SW-GA chromosome 5, ASM283717v5, whole genome shotgun sequence harbors:
- the OR6B1 gene encoding LOW QUALITY PROTEIN: olfactory receptor 6B1 (The sequence of the model RefSeq protein was modified relative to this genomic sequence to represent the inferred CDS: deleted 1 base in 1 codon) → MEVENQTPVTGFILVGFPGNGGVHATVFLMFLVAYVLTVAENVIIILLVQQHRPLHKPLYFFLANLSFLETWYISVTVPKLLFSVWSVSSSISFTHCLIQPYFFIALMCTQCVLLAAVAYDRYVAICRPLHYPTIVSRGLCFLLPLGSCTNGFGISLAKICFISCLSFCGPNVINHFFCDISPVLNLSSTDMSTAELVDFVLALVFLFPLSLTVLSYGCILATILHMPTGKQKAFSTCASHLVVVTIFYSATIFMYVWPRAIHVFNMNEVISIFYAIVTPALNPFIYCLRNREVREALKKLAYCQAIRSG, encoded by the exons ATGGAAGTGGAGAACCAGACACCGGTCACCGGGTTCATTCTGGTGGGGTTTCCTGGGAACGGGGGCGTGCATGCAACAGTGTTCCTCATGTTCCTCGTGGCCTATGTTCTGACAGTGGCTGAAAATGTGATCATCATCCTGTTGGTGCAGCAGCACCGGCCACTGCACAAGCCTCTGTACTTCTTCCTGGCCAACCTGTCCTTCTTGGAGACCTGGTACATCTCTGTGACTGTG CCCAAGTTGCTGTTTAGTGTTTGGTCTGTGAGCAGCAGCATCTCCTTCACTCACTGTCTGATACAGCCTTACTTCTTCATTGCACTCATGTGCACACAATGTGTGCTCCTGGCTGCCGTGGCCTATGACCGTTATGTGGCCATCTGCCGCCCACTGCACTACCCCACCATTGTGAGCCGTGGGCTctgcttcctcctgcctcttGGTTCCTGTACCAATGGCTTTGGCATCTCCTTGGCTAAGATTTGCTTCATCTCTTGCCTCAGCTTTTGTGGCCCCAATGTCATCAACCATTTCTTCTGTGATATCTCTCCAGTACTTAACCTCTCCTCCACAGACATGTCCACAGCTGAATTGGTGGACTTTGTCCTGGCACTggtcttcctcttccccctctctctcactGTCCTGTCCTATGGGTGCATTCTGGCCACCATCCTACACATGCCCACAGGAAAGCAGAAGGCGTTTTCTACCTGTGCCTCCCACCTCGTGGTGGTCACCATCTTCTATTCAGCTACTATTTTCATGTATGTCTGGCCCCGAGCCATCCATGTCTTCAACATGAACGAAGTTATTTCCATCTTCTATGCCATTGTTACCCCTGCTCTTAACCCTTTCATTTACTGTCTAAGGAACCGAGAGGTCAGAGAGGCTCTGAAGAAACTGGCTTACTGCCAGGCCATCCGATCTGGCTAG